In Papaver somniferum cultivar HN1 chromosome 1, ASM357369v1, whole genome shotgun sequence, a genomic segment contains:
- the LOC113355838 gene encoding serine hydroxymethyltransferase 3, chloroplastic-like, with protein DLPHGGHLSHGFMTPKRRVSGTSIYFESMPYRLDESTGLIDYDMLEKTATLFRPKLIIVGASAYPRDFDYPRMRKVADSVGAFLMMDMAHISGFVTASVLSDPFEYCDVVTTTTHKSLRGPRGGMIFYKKDLVLWAGVEGGIATVWQHRSGWSWLNGNLR; from the exons gatcttcctcatggaggtcacttgtcacatggatttatgactcctaaaagacgggtatctgggacttcgatttattttgaatcgatgccctaccgtcttgatgaatcaacag gccttattgattatgatatgcttgagaaaactgccaccctctttcgaccaaaactcatcattgttggtgctagtgcttatcctcgtgatttcgattatcctcgaatgagaaagg ttgcagattctgttggggcttttctcatgatggatatggctcacataagtggttTCGTTACTGCATCTGTACTTTccgacccatttgaatactgtgatgttgtaacaaccaccactcacaag tcattacgaggtcccagaggtggcatgattttctACAAGAAAGATCttgttctttgg GCCGGTGTTGAAGGTGGCATAGCCACGGTATGGCAACACAGGAGTGGTTGGTCGTGGCTTAATGGGAATTTGAGGTAA